One segment of Tenrec ecaudatus isolate mTenEca1 chromosome 1, mTenEca1.hap1, whole genome shotgun sequence DNA contains the following:
- the SERPINB1 gene encoding leukocyte elastase inhibitor produces the protein MEQLSATNTNFALDLFQSLTEKNSTGNIFFSPYSISSAMAMILLGAQGNTAAQLSKTFHFDAVKELHSRFQSLNADINKRGAAYILKTANRLYGEKSYHFLPEFLTSTQKMYGADLASVDFQHASETAREEINKWVKDQTEGKIPELLAAGVVGSMTKLVLVNAIYFKGNWKNKFMEEATTDATFRINKKDTKKVEMMHQKNKYPFGYIQELKCRVLELPYEGNDLSMVILLPDDIEDDSTGLRKIEEQLTLEKLNEWTSPENLSRVEVNVSLPKFKLEENYNLNSYLAQLGLQDLFSSNKADLSGMSGVKDLYISKIIHKSFVEINEEGTEAAAATAGIATFCMLLPEETFEADHPFLFFIRHNTSKSVLFLGRFSSP, from the exons ATGGAGCAGCTGAGCGCCACCAACACCAACTTCGCTTTGGACCTGTTCCAAAGCCTGACTGAGAAAAATTCGACCGGCAACATCTTCTTCTCCCCCTACAGCATTTCCTCAGCAATGGCCATGATCCTCCTGGGGGCCCAGGGCAACACGGCCGCACAGCTGTCCAAG ACATTCCACTTTGATGCGGTGAAGGAGCTCCATTCCAGGTTCCAGAGTCTGAATGCGGACATCAACAAGCGTGGTGCCGCCTACATTCTGAAAACTGCTAACAGGTTATACGGCGAGAAAAGCTATCACTTCCTTCCC GAGTTCTTGACGTCAACTCAGAAAATGTACGGGGCCGACTTGGCCAGTGTGGATTTCCAGCATGCCTCTGAGACAGCCAGGGAGGAGATAAATAAGTGGGTCAAAGACCAGACCGAAG GGAAAATCCCAGAATTATTGGCTGCGGGGGTAGTTGGCAGCATGACTAAGCTGGTGTTGGTGAATGCCATCTATTTCAAAGGCAACTGGAAGAACAAATTCATGGAAGAAGCCACAACGGATGCCACATTCAGAATAAATAAG AAAGACACCAAAAAAGTGGAAATGATGCATCAGAAGAACAAATACCCATTTGGCTACATCCAGGAACTAAAGTGTCGTGTGCTAGAATTGCCTTACGAAGGTAACGACCTCAGCATGGTCATCCTGCTGCCGGATGACATTGAGGATGACTCCACAGGCCTGAGGAAG ATTGAGGAACAATTGACTTTGGAAAAACTGAATGAGTGGACCAGTCCTGAGAACCTGAGTCGTGTTGAAGTCAATGTCAGCTTGCCCAAGTTCAAGTTAGAAGAGAACTACAACCTCAACTCCTACCTAGCCCAGCTGGGTTTGCAGGATCTCTTTAGCAGTAATAAGGCTGATCTGTCTGGCATGTCAGGAGTCAAAGATCTTTATATATCCAAAATTATCCATAAGTCCTTCGTGGAAATAAACGAGGAGGGCACCGAGGCAGCGGCCGCCACGGCAGGCATTGCCACTTTCTGCATGTTGTTGCCAGAGGAAACTTTCGAGGCCGACCACCCATTCCTTTTCTTTATCCGACACAATACCTCAAAGAGCGTGCTGTTTCTCGGCCGTTTCTCTTCTCCGTAG